In Nocardioides conyzicola, one genomic interval encodes:
- a CDS encoding DUF4031 domain-containing protein, whose protein sequence is MILIDPPNAAGHGRLWSHLASDTSYDELHAFARTLDIPPRGFDRDHYDVPSEWYDTVVAAGAVPISSRELVARLTAAGLRRRKGRPAG, encoded by the coding sequence GTGATCCTGATCGACCCACCCAACGCGGCCGGGCACGGCCGCCTGTGGTCGCACCTCGCCAGCGACACGTCGTACGACGAGCTGCATGCCTTCGCGCGGACCCTCGACATCCCGCCGCGCGGCTTCGACCGGGACCACTACGACGTCCCGTCCGAGTGGTACGACACCGTGGTCGCCGCCGGCGCCGTCCCCATCTCGTCGCGCGAGCTCGTCGCCCGGCTCACCGCGGCCGGTCTGCGGCGGCGCAAGGGGCGTCCGGCGGGATAG
- a CDS encoding 8-oxoguanine deaminase, whose translation MTRTVLRGARWPGDVAIEDGLIVGVGEVPALDGDVVVDCAGDIITPGLVNTHHHFYQWLTRGWAVDEGLFGWLTTLYPVWARLTPEDVEAASAVALAELALSGCTTAADHHYLVPGGDDSVFDAIAAAARRIGVRVHLARGSMDLGASAGGLPPDSVVEEVDAILASTVAVHDRLHDGDRVVVTVAPCSPFSVSTRLMTESAELARSRGLRLHTHLAETLDEERDSIARFGRRPMEMLDELGWIAPDVWVAHGIHFSDAEVARLGATRTGVAHCPSSNCRLGSGIARVRDLVAAGAPVGLGVDGVASNEVGTLQPEMRQALYLARQRSLDPTAFSSADALALATTGGAACLGRSDIGSLAVGLKADVVVWPGDDVADVLDPVAALVLGPERSARHVLVGGEHVVRDGHLVGADLADLRRELARRARRLWPSAG comes from the coding sequence ATGACCAGGACAGTCCTCCGGGGAGCCCGCTGGCCCGGTGACGTGGCGATCGAGGACGGCCTGATCGTGGGCGTCGGCGAGGTGCCCGCCCTCGACGGTGACGTGGTCGTGGACTGCGCGGGCGACATCATCACGCCCGGGCTGGTCAACACCCACCACCACTTCTACCAGTGGCTGACGCGTGGCTGGGCGGTCGACGAGGGGCTGTTCGGCTGGCTGACGACGCTCTACCCGGTCTGGGCCCGGCTGACCCCCGAGGACGTCGAGGCGGCCAGCGCCGTCGCACTCGCGGAGCTGGCGCTGTCGGGCTGCACGACGGCCGCCGACCACCACTACCTGGTGCCGGGCGGCGACGACTCAGTCTTCGACGCGATCGCAGCCGCGGCCCGCCGGATCGGCGTACGCGTCCACCTCGCGCGCGGGTCGATGGACCTCGGCGCCTCCGCCGGCGGGCTGCCGCCCGACTCGGTCGTGGAGGAGGTCGACGCGATCCTGGCCTCGACGGTCGCGGTGCACGACCGGCTGCACGACGGCGACCGCGTGGTGGTGACGGTGGCGCCGTGCAGCCCGTTCAGCGTCTCCACCCGGTTGATGACGGAGTCGGCGGAGCTGGCGCGGTCACGGGGACTCCGCCTGCACACCCACCTCGCCGAGACCCTGGACGAGGAGCGCGACAGCATCGCCCGCTTCGGGCGCCGGCCGATGGAGATGCTCGACGAGCTCGGCTGGATCGCGCCGGACGTGTGGGTGGCGCACGGGATCCACTTCTCCGACGCGGAGGTGGCGCGGCTCGGGGCGACGCGCACGGGGGTCGCGCACTGCCCCTCCTCCAACTGCCGACTCGGCTCCGGCATCGCGCGCGTGCGCGACCTGGTCGCCGCCGGCGCCCCGGTCGGGCTGGGGGTCGACGGGGTGGCGTCCAACGAGGTCGGGACCCTGCAGCCGGAGATGCGGCAGGCGCTCTACCTGGCGCGGCAGCGCTCGCTCGACCCCACCGCCTTCTCCTCCGCGGACGCCCTCGCGCTCGCCACGACCGGGGGCGCGGCCTGCCTGGGCCGGTCGGACATCGGCTCGCTGGCGGTCGGCCTGAAGGCGGACGTCGTGGTCTGGCCGGGCGACGACGTCGCGGACGTGCTCGACCCGGTCGCCGCCCTCGTCCTCGGCCCCGAGCGCTCGGCCCGGCACGTGCTGGTGGGCGGGGAGCACGTCGTGCGCGACGGCCACCTGGTGGGCGCGGACCTGGCCGACCTGCGGCGGGAGCTGGCTCGGCGGGCGCGGCGGCTGTGGCCCTCGGCGGGATAG
- a CDS encoding HD domain-containing protein yields the protein MDLLLAWPLPGARPLGAQLVASYDHPARRYHDGRHLGEVLERIHELSAHGVEFDRMAVLLAAWFHDSVYDAQPDAEKRSAAWAAEALPTLVDQAVVDEVVRLVLMTEHHRPADDDGNGCALSDADLAILAAPAERYAEYVASVREEYAQMPDDLFAAGRAEVLRDLLAKPHLFHTAYAQDAWEDTARANVRRELDELAP from the coding sequence GTGGATCTCCTCCTCGCCTGGCCGCTGCCGGGCGCGCGCCCGCTGGGCGCCCAGCTGGTCGCGTCGTACGACCACCCGGCCCGGCGCTACCACGACGGCCGCCACCTCGGTGAGGTGCTCGAGCGGATCCACGAGCTGTCGGCGCACGGGGTGGAGTTCGACCGGATGGCGGTGCTGCTGGCCGCGTGGTTCCACGACAGCGTGTACGACGCGCAGCCCGATGCCGAGAAGCGCTCCGCGGCCTGGGCCGCCGAGGCGCTGCCGACCCTGGTCGACCAGGCCGTCGTCGACGAGGTGGTCCGCCTGGTGCTGATGACCGAGCACCACCGGCCCGCGGACGACGACGGCAACGGCTGCGCGCTGTCCGACGCCGACCTGGCGATCCTGGCCGCGCCGGCGGAGCGGTACGCCGAGTACGTAGCGTCCGTGCGGGAGGAGTACGCCCAGATGCCGGACGACCTCTTCGCCGCCGGCCGCGCCGAGGTGCTGCGCGACCTGCTGGCGAAGCCGCACCTCTTCCACACGGCGTACGCCCAGGACGCGTGGGAGGACACCGCCCGGGCCAACGTGCGGCGCGAGCTGGACGAGCTGGCGCCGTAA
- a CDS encoding nuclear transport factor 2 family protein — MAASADRIRQVVDDYIRLVGSGTADEIVALYAEDATVEDPVGTDVRTGHASIREFYATLEGLQQETRLVEARIAGGEASFLFEIITRAGDKTYTLSPIDAMTFDDDGRITTMRAYWSNDDMVVS; from the coding sequence ATGGCCGCCAGTGCCGACCGCATCCGTCAGGTAGTCGACGACTACATCCGTCTGGTCGGCTCCGGCACGGCCGACGAGATCGTCGCGCTGTACGCCGAGGACGCCACCGTCGAGGACCCGGTCGGGACCGACGTCCGCACCGGGCACGCGTCGATCCGGGAGTTCTACGCGACCCTCGAGGGGCTGCAGCAAGAGACGCGGCTGGTCGAGGCCAGGATCGCGGGCGGCGAGGCCAGCTTCCTGTTCGAGATCATCACCCGGGCCGGCGACAAGACCTACACCCTGTCGCCGATCGATGCGATGACCTTCGACGACGACGGCAGGATCACCACCATGCGCGCCTACTGGAGCAACGACGACATGGTGGTCAGCTAG
- a CDS encoding carboxypeptidase-like regulatory domain-containing protein, producing the protein MLPSRWTRTALVAVVALLASLVLVGAPVGAEAASDKGVVTGVLNFPQKDHPKVQMLWFDRNWKYLGRKSAGGGSFALNLAPGTYHLQFIDLRKAYDTKKYAPTDVKVTVRAGSPTIRNVTMKRGGFVTGTIRTGDGKPAKGARVVAANRAEQSFETTANDKGQFAVGGLPEGKYSVFTWDKKKRWVDKSFYAGSVKPRTGKNLKITMRKPAGAMRVLLYTPNGSLAGRTSVTVTSKATGQWWTATAKGGTAVFEGLYPGRYTLKFDGLGVWLPRTGSVVSAKVKPNRTDIGKFKITKRGGWVTGRIVDAGQPATALRPPFSGGAGATINLYSASGAKLATTTSSASGTFTLSGALTTQSNLTITVDPTGSSGGYMRGQGYCHFDHAEFTGFKLATSRATATGDLPVARTTGQTDPSCTTP; encoded by the coding sequence ATGCTCCCTTCTCGTTGGACCCGGACCGCACTGGTGGCCGTGGTGGCGCTGCTCGCCTCGTTGGTGCTGGTCGGCGCGCCCGTCGGCGCCGAGGCCGCCTCGGACAAGGGCGTCGTCACCGGCGTCCTCAACTTCCCGCAGAAGGACCACCCGAAGGTCCAGATGCTCTGGTTCGACCGGAACTGGAAGTACCTCGGCCGCAAGAGCGCCGGTGGCGGCTCGTTCGCCCTCAACCTCGCGCCCGGCACCTACCACCTGCAGTTCATCGACCTGCGGAAGGCGTACGACACCAAGAAGTACGCCCCGACCGACGTGAAGGTGACGGTCCGCGCCGGGTCGCCGACGATCCGCAACGTGACGATGAAGCGCGGCGGCTTCGTCACCGGAACGATCCGGACCGGTGACGGCAAGCCCGCCAAGGGCGCGCGCGTCGTCGCCGCCAACCGGGCGGAGCAGTCGTTCGAGACGACCGCCAACGACAAGGGCCAGTTCGCCGTCGGGGGCCTGCCGGAGGGCAAGTACTCCGTCTTCACCTGGGACAAGAAGAAGCGCTGGGTCGACAAGAGCTTCTACGCAGGCAGCGTCAAGCCCCGCACCGGCAAGAACCTGAAGATCACCATGCGCAAGCCGGCCGGCGCGATGCGGGTGCTGCTCTACACGCCCAACGGCTCGCTGGCCGGCCGGACCTCCGTGACCGTCACCAGCAAGGCGACCGGCCAGTGGTGGACGGCGACCGCCAAGGGCGGCACCGCGGTGTTCGAGGGTCTCTACCCCGGCAGGTACACGCTGAAGTTCGACGGACTGGGTGTCTGGCTGCCGCGGACCGGCAGCGTCGTCTCCGCCAAGGTGAAGCCCAACCGGACCGACATCGGCAAGTTCAAGATCACCAAGCGCGGTGGCTGGGTCACCGGCCGGATCGTCGACGCCGGACAGCCGGCGACGGCGCTGCGGCCACCGTTCTCCGGCGGCGCGGGCGCGACCATCAACCTGTACAGCGCCAGCGGCGCCAAGCTCGCCACGACCACCAGCAGCGCCAGCGGCACCTTCACCCTGTCGGGCGCGCTCACCACGCAGTCGAACCTCACGATCACCGTGGACCCGACCGGCAGCAGTGGCGGATACATGCGGGGCCAGGGCTACTGCCACTTCGATCACGCGGAGTTCACCGGCTTCAAGCTGGCGACGAGCCGGGCGACGGCAACCGGCGACCTCCCCGTAGCGCGCACGACCGGCCAGACCGACCCGAGCTGCACGACTCCGTGA
- a CDS encoding oxygenase MpaB family protein, with product MATALPHVRDRIGQQLFARVAGPDGAKHADRIHNRPGPRWFEPGSPITRVHGDASMFIGGLRALLLQTLHPAAMRGVAEHSDFRHDSWGRLARTSRFIAVTTFGAADDADQSVAAVRRIHEHIVGTMADGTPYAASDPHLLGWVHVAEIDSFLRAHTVYGREPLTGADRDTYVAQTAEVARRLGVVDPPTTEAELAAALAAYRPELRSTPEARATVGYLLLRPPLPVLARAPYGVIAAAAIGLMPRWTRLPLRLPWLPVSERTVVRALGGVATGTIRWAMTPREPVHPS from the coding sequence ATGGCAACTGCACTGCCGCATGTGCGCGACCGGATCGGCCAGCAGCTCTTCGCGCGCGTCGCCGGTCCGGACGGCGCCAAGCACGCCGACCGGATCCACAACCGCCCGGGACCGCGCTGGTTCGAGCCGGGCAGCCCGATCACGCGGGTGCACGGGGACGCGTCGATGTTCATCGGCGGCCTCCGGGCGCTGCTGCTCCAGACGCTGCACCCGGCCGCGATGCGCGGCGTCGCCGAGCACTCCGACTTCCGCCACGACTCCTGGGGCCGGCTCGCGCGGACCAGCCGCTTCATCGCGGTCACGACGTTCGGCGCCGCCGACGACGCGGATCAGTCGGTCGCCGCGGTCCGCCGGATCCACGAGCACATCGTGGGCACGATGGCCGACGGGACGCCGTACGCCGCCTCCGACCCGCACCTGCTGGGCTGGGTGCACGTCGCGGAGATCGACAGCTTCCTGCGGGCACACACCGTCTACGGTCGCGAGCCGCTCACCGGTGCCGACCGGGACACCTACGTCGCGCAGACCGCCGAGGTCGCCCGCCGCCTCGGCGTGGTGGACCCGCCGACCACCGAGGCCGAGCTCGCCGCGGCGCTGGCGGCGTACCGCCCGGAGCTGCGGAGCACCCCCGAGGCCCGCGCCACCGTCGGCTACCTGCTGCTGCGCCCGCCGCTGCCGGTGCTCGCCCGCGCGCCGTACGGCGTGATCGCGGCGGCCGCCATCGGGCTGATGCCCCGGTGGACCCGGTTGCCGTTGAGGCTGCCGTGGCTGCCGGTGTCGGAGAGGACCGTGGTGCGCGCGCTGGGCGGGGTCGCGACCGGCACGATCCGGTGGGCGATGACGCCCCGTGAGCCGGTCCACCCGTCTTGA
- a CDS encoding alpha/beta hydrolase gives MRLKAVAASVAGVLAVGLAVIVPVATPVASGEAVAAPAAFAVQPITWGRCADPDLRKAKARCGTLVVPLDHADPTGPTISLAVSRVKHTRGPFRGAVFTNPGGPGSDGTWLAPYGSYVPRKVGLTYDWYGVDPRGTGASRPLLSCDSSYFGWNRPDYVPTSATIMKYWRHTTEKYAKDCGRSKAKRLLAHVRTTDSAADFDLLRQAIGLDKITFFGFSYGTYLAQVYATLFPDHVQALVMDGVIDPDRVFYRSNLDQDPAFQKSFNAFLAWVGKYPSTYHLGKGRKAVERTYERLRKRLKRHPAGGKVGPDELDDALLNAGYYNGYYPYVASALAALANDGNPQGIKQLYRGSNPVGKNADNSFAMYLATQCTDAVWPTDWKTWAADSRRLDRKAPFLTWANNWFNAPCRTWPVAGTPRVDVTGAGLDDVPILLLSETHDPATPYAGALAARRIFPSARLVAGVGGYSHAVSLSGVACTDNAIAAVLETGALPARASGNRADKECPPLAAPKPPKKAARVAPLLHRTWWSR, from the coding sequence ATGCGACTGAAGGCGGTGGCGGCTTCGGTCGCGGGAGTGCTGGCAGTGGGACTGGCAGTGATCGTGCCGGTGGCGACACCGGTGGCGTCGGGGGAGGCGGTGGCTGCGCCGGCGGCGTTCGCCGTCCAGCCGATCACCTGGGGTCGCTGCGCCGACCCGGACCTGCGCAAGGCGAAGGCCCGCTGCGGCACGTTGGTGGTCCCGCTCGACCACGCCGACCCGACCGGTCCGACCATCTCGCTGGCCGTCTCCCGGGTGAAGCACACCCGGGGCCCGTTCCGCGGCGCCGTCTTCACCAACCCCGGCGGCCCGGGCAGCGACGGCACCTGGCTGGCGCCGTACGGCAGCTACGTCCCGCGCAAGGTCGGGCTCACCTACGACTGGTACGGCGTCGACCCGCGCGGCACCGGCGCCAGCCGTCCGCTGCTGAGCTGCGACAGCTCGTACTTCGGCTGGAACCGGCCCGACTACGTGCCCACGAGCGCCACGATCATGAAGTACTGGCGGCACACGACCGAGAAGTACGCGAAGGACTGTGGCCGGTCGAAGGCCAAGCGCCTGCTGGCCCACGTGCGCACGACCGACAGCGCCGCCGACTTCGACCTGCTGCGCCAGGCCATCGGCCTCGACAAGATCACGTTCTTCGGGTTCTCCTACGGCACCTACCTCGCGCAGGTCTACGCGACGCTCTTCCCCGACCACGTGCAGGCGCTGGTCATGGACGGCGTCATCGACCCCGACCGCGTGTTCTACCGGTCGAACCTCGACCAGGACCCCGCCTTCCAGAAGTCGTTCAACGCGTTCCTCGCCTGGGTCGGCAAGTACCCCTCGACGTACCACCTCGGCAAGGGCCGCAAGGCCGTCGAGCGCACCTACGAGCGGCTCCGCAAGCGCCTGAAGCGGCACCCGGCCGGCGGCAAGGTCGGCCCCGACGAGCTCGACGACGCGCTGCTCAACGCCGGCTACTACAACGGCTACTACCCGTACGTCGCCAGCGCGCTCGCCGCGCTGGCCAACGACGGCAACCCCCAGGGGATCAAGCAGCTCTACCGCGGCTCGAACCCGGTCGGGAAGAACGCCGACAACTCGTTCGCGATGTACCTCGCGACCCAGTGCACCGACGCCGTCTGGCCGACCGACTGGAAGACCTGGGCGGCCGACAGCCGCCGGCTCGACCGCAAGGCGCCGTTCCTGACCTGGGCCAACAACTGGTTCAACGCCCCGTGCCGGACCTGGCCGGTGGCCGGGACGCCCCGGGTGGACGTCACCGGCGCCGGCCTCGACGACGTGCCGATCCTGCTGCTCAGCGAGACCCACGACCCGGCCACGCCGTACGCCGGTGCGCTCGCTGCTCGCCGGATCTTCCCGAGCGCACGTCTGGTCGCCGGCGTCGGCGGCTACTCGCACGCGGTGTCGCTGTCGGGCGTCGCCTGCACCGACAACGCGATCGCCGCCGTCCTCGAGACCGGCGCCCTGCCGGCCCGGGCGTCGGGCAACCGCGCGGACAAGGAGTGCCCGCCGCTGGCGGCGCCGAAGCCGCCGAAGAAGGCTGCCCGGGTCGCGCCGCTGCTCCACCGGACCTGGTGGAGCCGCTAG
- the serA gene encoding phosphoglycerate dehydrogenase: protein MKVLLLENIHPLAVEILEARGFEVELRAGSLSEAELVEALPGVQLLGIRSNTHITQTVLDGAPDLLAIGCFCIGTNQVDLVAAADRGIAVFNAPYSNTRSVVELVIGEIIALARRLTEKTEKMHAGVWDKSAKGSHEVRGRTLGIVGYGNIGTQLSNLAEALGLRVIFFDTADRLAHGNAQRMRTLDELLSKADVVSLHVDGRPGNAGFFGAEQFAKMKPRSIFINAARGMVVDNESLRDHILSGHIAGAALDVFPVEPKAQGDEFESVLRGLDNVILTPHVGGSTQEAQEEIGYFVAGKLAGFSLEGRTELSVNLPAVLAPQLQAGHRIGFLHHNVPGVLAGVNGVLADAGANVTGQFLSTRGQQGYVVTDTLDPLPADALAKLTESEHTIWLRTWDA, encoded by the coding sequence GTGAAGGTGCTGCTGCTCGAGAACATCCACCCGCTGGCCGTCGAGATCCTCGAGGCGCGTGGCTTCGAGGTCGAGCTGCGGGCCGGCTCCCTGTCCGAGGCCGAGCTGGTCGAGGCCCTCCCCGGCGTCCAGCTGCTCGGGATCCGCTCCAACACGCACATCACGCAGACCGTCCTCGACGGCGCCCCGGACCTGCTGGCGATCGGGTGCTTCTGCATCGGCACCAACCAGGTCGACCTGGTGGCCGCCGCCGACCGTGGCATCGCGGTCTTCAACGCGCCGTACTCCAACACCCGCAGCGTCGTCGAGCTCGTGATCGGCGAGATCATCGCGCTCGCGCGCCGGCTCACCGAGAAGACCGAGAAGATGCACGCGGGCGTCTGGGACAAGTCGGCCAAGGGCAGCCACGAGGTGCGCGGCCGGACGCTGGGCATCGTCGGCTACGGCAACATCGGCACCCAGCTCTCCAACCTCGCGGAGGCACTCGGCCTGCGGGTGATCTTCTTCGACACCGCCGACCGGCTGGCCCACGGCAACGCGCAGCGGATGCGGACCCTCGACGAGCTGCTGTCGAAGGCCGACGTCGTCAGCCTCCACGTCGACGGGCGCCCGGGCAACGCCGGCTTCTTCGGCGCGGAGCAGTTCGCGAAGATGAAGCCCCGCAGCATCTTCATCAACGCCGCGCGCGGCATGGTCGTCGACAACGAGTCGCTGCGCGACCACATCCTGTCCGGCCACATCGCGGGCGCGGCGCTCGACGTGTTCCCGGTCGAGCCGAAGGCCCAGGGCGACGAGTTCGAGTCGGTCCTCCGCGGCCTCGACAACGTGATCCTCACCCCGCACGTCGGCGGCTCCACCCAGGAGGCGCAGGAGGAGATCGGCTACTTCGTGGCCGGCAAGCTCGCGGGCTTCTCGCTCGAGGGCCGCACCGAGCTGTCGGTCAACCTGCCCGCCGTCCTCGCCCCGCAGCTGCAGGCCGGGCACCGCATCGGCTTCCTGCACCACAACGTGCCGGGCGTCCTGGCCGGCGTCAACGGAGTGCTCGCCGACGCCGGCGCCAACGTGACCGGCCAGTTCCTCTCCACCCGTGGGCAGCAGGGCTACGTCGTCACGGACACCCTCGACCCGCTCCCGGCCGATGCGCTGGCCAAGCTGACGGAGTCGGAGCACACCATCTGGCTCCGGACCTGGGACGCCTGA
- a CDS encoding RtcB family protein — MEQISKTLMNWASILEQGTREQAETTATMPFVFPHLALMPDAHLGLGATVGSVIPTLGAIMPAAVGVDIGCGMIAVRTQYTRDQLPADRRPLREAIERAIPVSAGASNRTVSREHTRERLEQLTGLAERTRFEPGAYAGRWELQLGTLGSGNHFIEVSVDELDRVWLFLHSGSRGVGNRIAQKHIRVARDLCEKWWITLPDRDLAYLAEGTPEFWSYIGEMRWAQTYALLNRDEMMDRVVRQFAEWVGSDVERHEEINCHHNYTEQERHFGKDVWLSRKGAINAEAGRPGLIPGSMGTASYVVSGLGNALSLNSAPHGAGREYSRSRARRTFTREQLREAMVGIEYRDTDAFIDEIPAAYKDIDQVMADAADLVEVRHTLRQIVNVKGD, encoded by the coding sequence ATGGAGCAGATCAGCAAGACGCTCATGAACTGGGCGTCGATCCTCGAGCAGGGCACCCGCGAGCAGGCGGAGACGACGGCGACGATGCCGTTCGTCTTCCCGCACCTCGCGCTGATGCCCGACGCCCACCTGGGGCTGGGAGCGACCGTCGGGTCGGTGATCCCGACCCTCGGCGCGATCATGCCGGCCGCCGTCGGGGTCGACATCGGCTGCGGCATGATCGCCGTCCGCACGCAGTACACGCGCGACCAGCTGCCGGCCGACCGTCGGCCGCTGCGCGAGGCCATCGAGCGGGCGATCCCGGTCTCGGCCGGCGCGAGCAACCGCACGGTCAGCCGCGAGCACACCCGTGAGCGCCTCGAGCAGCTGACCGGCCTGGCGGAGCGGACCCGCTTCGAACCCGGGGCGTACGCCGGCAGGTGGGAGCTGCAGCTGGGCACCCTCGGTTCGGGCAACCACTTCATCGAGGTCTCGGTCGACGAGCTCGACCGGGTCTGGCTGTTCCTGCACTCGGGCTCGCGGGGCGTCGGCAACCGGATCGCCCAGAAGCACATCCGGGTGGCGCGCGACCTGTGTGAGAAGTGGTGGATCACGCTCCCCGACCGGGACCTCGCCTACCTGGCCGAGGGCACGCCCGAGTTCTGGTCCTACATCGGCGAGATGCGCTGGGCGCAGACCTACGCGCTGCTCAACCGGGACGAGATGATGGACCGGGTGGTGCGCCAGTTCGCGGAGTGGGTCGGCTCGGACGTGGAGCGGCACGAGGAGATCAACTGCCACCACAACTACACCGAGCAGGAGCGCCACTTCGGCAAGGACGTGTGGCTCTCGCGCAAGGGTGCCATCAACGCCGAGGCGGGTCGACCCGGGCTGATCCCCGGCTCGATGGGCACGGCGTCGTACGTCGTCTCCGGGCTCGGCAACGCACTCTCGTTGAACTCGGCACCGCACGGCGCCGGGCGGGAGTACTCGCGGTCCCGGGCGCGCAGGACCTTCACCCGGGAGCAGCTGCGAGAGGCGATGGTCGGGATCGAGTACCGCGACACCGACGCGTTCATCGACGAGATCCCGGCGGCGTACAAGGACATCGACCAGGTCATGGCGGACGCCGCCGACCTGGTCGAGGTCCGGCACACGCTGCGCCAGATCGTGAACGTCAAGGGCGACTGA
- a CDS encoding DNA repair helicase XPB translates to MNDGPLIVQSDKTLLLEIDHERAVECRKAIAPFAELERSPEHVHTYRLTPLGLWNARAAGHDAEQVVDTLLEFSRYAVPHALLVDVAETMARYGRLRLEKNPIHGLVLVSNDRPVLEEVLRAKKIAGMLGERVDDDTVVVHASERGNLKQALLKLGWPAEDFAGYVDGEAHPIFLDETEWQLRAYQREAVDSFWHGGSGVVVLPCGAGKTLVGAAAMAEAKATTLILVTNTVSARQWKDELMRRTSLTEEEIGEYSGSVKEVRPVTIATYQVLTTKRKGVYSHLELLDARDWGLIVYDEVHLLPAPIFRMTANLQARRRLGLTATLVREDGREGDVFSLIGPKRYDAPWKDIESQGWIAPADCVEVRVTLPSSERLTYATAEPEERYRLASCTHHKIDVVRDLVAQHPGQPTLVIGQYIDQLDELALALDAPVIKGETPVKERQRLFDAFRSGEVGLLVVSKVANFSIDLPSAEVAIQVSGSFGSRQEEAQRLGRLLRPKSEGKTAHFYTIVSRDTVDAEFAQNRQRFLAEQGYAYRIVDAEDLPA, encoded by the coding sequence GTGAATGACGGCCCCCTGATCGTCCAGTCCGACAAGACGCTGCTGCTCGAGATCGACCACGAGCGCGCGGTGGAGTGCCGCAAGGCGATCGCGCCGTTCGCCGAGCTCGAGCGCTCCCCCGAGCACGTGCACACCTACCGGCTGACGCCGCTGGGCCTGTGGAACGCCCGCGCCGCCGGACACGACGCCGAGCAGGTCGTCGACACGCTGCTGGAGTTCAGCCGGTACGCCGTCCCGCACGCGCTGCTGGTCGACGTCGCCGAGACGATGGCCCGCTACGGGCGGCTGCGGCTCGAGAAGAACCCGATCCACGGCCTGGTGCTGGTCTCCAACGACCGCCCGGTCCTGGAGGAGGTGCTCCGCGCCAAGAAGATCGCGGGCATGCTCGGCGAGCGCGTCGACGACGACACCGTCGTCGTGCATGCGTCCGAGCGGGGCAACCTCAAGCAGGCGCTGCTCAAGCTGGGCTGGCCGGCCGAGGACTTCGCCGGGTACGTCGACGGCGAGGCCCACCCGATCTTCCTCGACGAGACCGAGTGGCAGCTGCGCGCCTACCAGCGCGAGGCCGTGGACTCCTTCTGGCACGGCGGCTCCGGCGTCGTCGTGCTCCCCTGCGGCGCCGGCAAGACCCTGGTCGGTGCGGCCGCGATGGCCGAGGCCAAGGCGACCACCCTGATCCTCGTCACCAACACCGTCTCGGCGCGCCAGTGGAAGGACGAGCTGATGCGCCGTACCTCCCTGACCGAGGAGGAGATCGGCGAGTACTCCGGCTCCGTCAAGGAGGTCCGACCGGTCACGATCGCGACGTACCAGGTGCTGACGACCAAGCGGAAGGGCGTCTACTCGCACCTCGAGCTCCTGGACGCCCGCGACTGGGGCCTGATCGTGTACGACGAGGTGCACCTGCTGCCCGCGCCGATCTTCCGGATGACCGCCAACCTGCAGGCCCGCCGCCGGCTCGGGCTGACCGCGACGCTGGTGCGCGAGGACGGCCGCGAGGGCGACGTCTTCTCGCTGATCGGCCCGAAGCGGTACGACGCCCCGTGGAAGGACATCGAGTCCCAGGGCTGGATCGCGCCCGCCGACTGCGTCGAGGTGCGGGTGACGCTGCCGTCGTCCGAGCGGCTGACGTACGCGACCGCCGAGCCCGAGGAGCGCTACCGCCTCGCGTCCTGCACGCACCACAAGATCGACGTCGTCCGCGACCTCGTCGCGCAGCACCCGGGCCAGCCGACGCTGGTGATCGGGCAGTACATCGACCAGCTCGACGAGCTCGCGCTCGCGCTCGACGCCCCGGTCATCAAGGGCGAGACGCCGGTCAAGGAGCGGCAGCGGCTCTTCGACGCGTTCCGCTCCGGCGAGGTCGGGCTGCTCGTCGTCTCCAAGGTCGCGAACTTCTCCATCGACCTGCCCTCGGCCGAGGTCGCCATCCAGGTGTCCGGTTCGTTCGGGTCCCGCCAGGAGGAGGCGCAGCGCCTCGGCCGGCTGCTCCGCCCGAAGTCCGAGGGCAAGACCGCTCACTTCTACACGATCGTCTCCCGCGACACCGTCGACGCCGAGTTCGCCCAGAACCGGCAGCGGTTCCTCGCCGAGCAGGGCTACGCCTACCGGATCGTGGACGCGGAGGACCTGCCGGCGTAG
- a CDS encoding VOC family protein, producing the protein MRGRITHDTSPDRSARKDYWGVVLDSRTPRQLGRFYADLLEWEIANDDEDWVTLSAPDGVAYLAFHLNAQHIAPVWPSTLFQPQQQLHLDFEVEDLEAAVAHAVELGATPAEFQPQDTVRVMLDPDGHPFCLYA; encoded by the coding sequence ATGCGCGGACGGATCACGCACGACACCAGCCCGGACCGGTCGGCCCGCAAGGACTACTGGGGCGTGGTCCTCGACTCGCGTACGCCGCGGCAGCTCGGCCGCTTCTACGCCGACCTGCTCGAGTGGGAGATCGCGAACGACGACGAGGACTGGGTGACGCTGAGCGCGCCCGACGGCGTCGCCTACCTCGCCTTCCACCTCAACGCACAGCACATCGCGCCGGTCTGGCCCTCGACGCTCTTCCAGCCGCAGCAGCAGCTGCACCTCGACTTCGAGGTGGAGGACCTCGAGGCCGCCGTGGCCCACGCGGTCGAGCTCGGGGCGACGCCCGCGGAGTTCCAGCCGCAGGACACCGTGCGGGTGATGCTGGACCCCGACGGCCACCCCTTCTGCCTCTACGCCTGA